From a single Lentisphaera profundi genomic region:
- a CDS encoding phosphopantothenoylcysteine decarboxylase, which produces MSLAGKNILVTAGPTWTAVDRVRVLTSVFSGETGLRIARSLKDQGAKVTLFMGPGRAKFQTTDWTEMNIEQFFYYDELDSLLKTTELKQFDAILHSSAVSDFQSSDVYQGKKSSKSGFNIPLIPTEKLVDKIRTASPDSFLVKFKLQVGLSRQELHDIALNSLKASDAQLIVANNLDEMDGETHQTYLIDPQGQSTPASTKTSLCEHLISRLISALNH; this is translated from the coding sequence ATGAGTCTCGCTGGAAAAAATATTCTCGTCACGGCCGGGCCCACTTGGACTGCCGTTGATCGTGTACGAGTCCTCACCTCGGTTTTTTCCGGTGAAACAGGTTTACGCATTGCCCGCTCTCTTAAGGATCAAGGTGCAAAAGTCACACTCTTTATGGGACCGGGCCGCGCAAAATTTCAGACCACAGACTGGACTGAAATGAATATTGAACAATTCTTTTACTACGACGAACTCGATAGCTTACTCAAAACTACTGAGCTTAAACAATTTGATGCTATCTTGCATTCATCTGCCGTATCTGACTTCCAATCAAGTGATGTTTACCAAGGCAAAAAGAGTTCAAAAAGCGGATTTAACATCCCCTTAATCCCCACAGAAAAACTCGTCGATAAAATTCGCACGGCGAGTCCAGATAGCTTCTTAGTAAAATTCAAACTTCAGGTCGGCCTAAGCCGCCAAGAGCTCCACGACATTGCCCTTAATTCACTCAAAGCCTCCGATGCACAACTCATTGTCGCTAACAATTTGGATGAAATGGATGGCGAAACTCATCAAACTTACCTGATTGATCCTCAAGGGCAATCAACTCCTGCGTCCACAAAAACGAGTCTTTGCGAACATTTAATCTCTCGTTTAATTAGCGCACTTAATCACTAA
- the cimA gene encoding citramalate synthase, whose amino-acid sequence MHDVKIFDTTLRDGQQGKGISFTVEDKIKIAKLLDANGVSYIEGGWPGASPKVEAFFKEIKNVELKNAKMVAFGSTRRASNSAEEDVFLNKIVQSGAPVACIFGKSWDLHVHEALKISLEENLDVIESSIAYLKKSGLEVFFDAEHFFDGYKRNPEYAIKCLQAAEAGGAEVLVLCDTNGGTMPFEVSEIIEAIKPQLSTALGIHAHNDCELAVANSLTAVKHGAVQVQGTINGFGERCGNANLCSIIPSLKLKMGADIVSDEQLQALSSLSHHVYEIANLSPIDSQAYVGKNAFAHKGGVHVSAILKNPETYEHIRPELVGNKQEVTISDQSGLSNLIYKAEKFGIEIDPKDPKLKSLVQRTKELEKMGFTFEEGEASFELLMRRKLGLFDRSFELLGFRVIDEKRGHDEEVIVEATVKVDVNGTIYHTAAEGEGPVDALNKALRKVLEVHFPQLSSTFLTDYKVRVLNSEKGTSSNVRVLIETTDGKKTWGTLGVSANLIEATWKALIDAIEYKILKG is encoded by the coding sequence ATGCACGACGTAAAAATATTCGATACGACACTCAGAGATGGTCAGCAAGGAAAAGGAATTTCATTTACCGTAGAAGATAAGATCAAGATTGCTAAACTTCTTGATGCGAATGGAGTGAGCTATATTGAGGGTGGTTGGCCAGGAGCCAGCCCCAAAGTGGAAGCCTTTTTTAAAGAGATTAAGAATGTTGAATTAAAAAATGCTAAGATGGTGGCTTTTGGTTCTACACGTCGCGCGAGTAACTCAGCGGAAGAAGATGTTTTTCTTAATAAAATCGTTCAATCTGGCGCTCCGGTAGCCTGCATCTTTGGCAAGAGCTGGGATTTGCATGTTCATGAAGCTTTGAAGATCAGTCTCGAAGAAAATTTAGATGTGATTGAGAGTTCGATTGCCTACTTAAAGAAATCAGGATTAGAAGTTTTCTTTGATGCAGAGCACTTTTTTGATGGTTATAAACGCAATCCTGAATATGCAATCAAATGTCTTCAGGCAGCGGAAGCAGGTGGAGCTGAAGTCTTGGTTCTGTGTGATACCAATGGTGGAACGATGCCTTTTGAAGTATCAGAAATCATAGAAGCGATTAAGCCACAGCTTAGTACAGCTCTAGGGATTCATGCACATAATGATTGTGAGTTAGCGGTAGCTAATTCTTTGACGGCGGTGAAACATGGTGCGGTACAAGTTCAGGGCACGATAAATGGTTTTGGTGAGCGTTGTGGCAATGCTAATTTGTGTTCTATTATTCCTTCACTGAAATTAAAAATGGGTGCGGATATTGTAAGTGATGAGCAATTGCAGGCTTTAAGCTCTTTGTCTCATCACGTTTACGAAATCGCGAATTTGTCACCTATTGATAGCCAGGCCTATGTTGGAAAAAATGCCTTTGCCCATAAAGGTGGAGTTCACGTTTCTGCCATTTTGAAGAACCCCGAAACATACGAACATATTCGTCCGGAATTAGTGGGTAATAAGCAGGAAGTGACGATCTCTGATCAGAGTGGCTTATCAAACTTAATTTATAAAGCAGAGAAATTTGGAATCGAAATTGACCCCAAGGATCCGAAGCTAAAATCGCTCGTTCAGCGCACCAAAGAACTAGAGAAGATGGGTTTCACTTTCGAAGAGGGTGAAGCTAGTTTTGAACTCTTGATGCGTCGTAAACTTGGTTTATTTGATCGCTCTTTTGAGTTGTTGGGTTTTCGAGTGATTGACGAGAAGCGAGGTCATGATGAAGAAGTGATCGTTGAAGCTACGGTAAAAGTAGATGTCAATGGCACGATTTATCATACGGCGGCAGAAGGTGAAGGTCCAGTGGATGCCTTGAATAAAGCTTTACGCAAAGTTCTCGAAGTTCATTTCCCACAGCTTAGCTCGACATTTCTAACTGATTATAAAGTGCGTGTCCTTAATTCTGAAAAAGGAACCTCTTCCAATGTTCGCGTCTTGATTGAGACGACTGATGGCAAAAAGACTTGGGGGACTTTAGGAGTCTCTGCTAACCTAATTGAGGCTACTTGGAAAGCTTTGATTGATGCCATTGAGTATAAAATCCTCAAGGGTTAA
- a CDS encoding glucoamylase family protein, producing MASKFPKLQKLTYKVLGEPPSVAKNVFEQVATRNAYEILGQSAHMNDDDFLDKVSRACFEFFWHEASPITGITADNLNRPVTYSTASIGFGLSAMIVAAERGYRSRSDIEQRVETTMESLSKTLTKDGMFYHFLDENSQPTTDGYETAISTVDTGLLLMGAITVGEYFGGKIKDYAEQLLEQCNWSAFTDHEHKQVFMAWEPDSKEELDGIGKFHPVRWDYFSDEAMICNLLGSANPNKDFALPAEYFYHWERNKGQYHPATPGYESTDEFVYSYSGALFTYQFAHLWVNFQELGADQPQKFNLPDVPAINWYDNSSAATQAAWLVALDNAQASKTYGPFGWGFTAHTSLQGYNVGAILPRGEQNLPFLLNGEIAPYGAGTCIMFDPEKVIKTLRYYYGLQDDSGKKVVWNDSDHKPYGFYDAFNLDNGYVAQQYLGIDLGPMLLAIENHRSGLIQKTFMKNKHIQRSLKAIGFANLSQD from the coding sequence ATGGCTTCCAAATTTCCCAAGCTTCAAAAACTCACCTATAAAGTCCTCGGCGAACCGCCTTCCGTTGCTAAAAATGTTTTCGAACAAGTCGCTACGCGCAATGCCTATGAAATATTAGGTCAGAGTGCCCACATGAACGATGACGATTTTCTCGATAAAGTTTCTCGTGCATGTTTTGAATTTTTCTGGCATGAAGCTTCCCCGATCACGGGTATCACTGCCGATAATTTAAACCGACCCGTGACTTATAGTACTGCCTCCATAGGCTTTGGCCTTAGTGCGATGATTGTCGCTGCTGAACGTGGCTATCGAAGTCGGAGCGATATTGAGCAGCGCGTAGAAACCACCATGGAATCCTTAAGTAAAACATTAACCAAAGATGGCATGTTTTATCATTTTCTTGATGAAAATTCTCAGCCTACTACCGATGGCTATGAGACCGCTATTTCTACAGTCGACACAGGCCTATTACTCATGGGAGCCATCACTGTTGGCGAGTACTTTGGAGGAAAGATAAAAGATTATGCGGAGCAACTCCTCGAGCAATGTAACTGGTCGGCTTTTACTGATCACGAACATAAACAAGTATTTATGGCATGGGAACCAGACTCCAAAGAAGAACTCGATGGCATAGGAAAGTTTCATCCTGTTCGTTGGGATTATTTTAGTGATGAAGCCATGATTTGTAATTTATTAGGAAGCGCCAATCCAAACAAAGACTTTGCGCTCCCCGCAGAGTATTTTTATCATTGGGAACGGAATAAGGGACAGTACCACCCCGCTACTCCAGGCTATGAATCTACCGATGAATTCGTCTATAGTTACAGTGGCGCACTTTTTACCTATCAATTCGCCCACCTTTGGGTGAACTTTCAAGAACTTGGCGCCGATCAACCTCAAAAATTTAATCTCCCAGATGTTCCCGCAATTAATTGGTACGACAACTCTTCAGCGGCAACGCAAGCGGCATGGCTTGTAGCCCTAGACAATGCTCAAGCCTCTAAAACTTACGGACCCTTTGGCTGGGGTTTCACTGCCCACACTTCGCTTCAAGGCTACAATGTCGGTGCTATACTACCCCGTGGCGAGCAGAACCTACCCTTTTTACTCAATGGAGAAATCGCCCCCTACGGAGCAGGAACATGTATCATGTTTGATCCTGAGAAAGTTATTAAGACGCTGCGTTACTATTATGGCTTACAGGATGATTCAGGAAAAAAAGTCGTATGGAATGATTCCGACCACAAGCCCTATGGCTTCTATGACGCCTTTAATTTGGACAATGGTTATGTCGCCCAACAATATTTAGGTATTGACCTAGGCCCCATGCTTTTAGCGATTGAAAACCATCGCAGTGGTCTCATTCAAAAAACCTTCATGAAGAATAAACATATTCAGCGATCCCTCAAAGCCATTGGATTCGCCAATTTAAGTCAGGATTAA
- a CDS encoding AraC family transcriptional regulator, protein MDSFWDRVKLDESIKLLFNNLPGVQVFVKDMQGRFMHVNDEAIQAYGASKLEEVLGRTDHEVFGPKLAENYIKSDEDLFREKVPQTNIIELVRNRHGRVEWVVTTKIPLFSHQGDLVGLMGTSQNFGKSQKNLQPYLDIAPGVEYMENNYMKSFSVEICADLSHLSVRQFERKFKKTFLTSPQDYIMKTRIQHACNYLLKSKMGISEVALKVGFYDQSVFTRQFKKQQGLTPGAYRKKYI, encoded by the coding sequence ATGGATAGTTTTTGGGATCGAGTAAAGTTAGACGAATCAATAAAGCTATTATTTAATAATTTGCCTGGTGTACAAGTTTTTGTCAAGGATATGCAGGGGCGTTTTATGCATGTAAATGATGAAGCGATACAGGCTTATGGCGCATCTAAGCTGGAGGAAGTTCTGGGGCGTACGGATCATGAAGTCTTTGGGCCGAAGTTGGCGGAAAATTATATAAAATCCGATGAAGACCTTTTTAGGGAAAAGGTACCTCAGACAAATATCATTGAATTAGTACGGAATCGCCATGGTAGAGTAGAATGGGTGGTGACAACAAAGATCCCCTTATTTAGTCATCAGGGTGATTTGGTGGGCTTAATGGGGACGAGCCAAAATTTTGGGAAATCCCAAAAAAATCTGCAGCCTTATTTGGATATAGCTCCTGGCGTGGAGTACATGGAAAATAACTACATGAAAAGTTTTTCTGTAGAAATATGTGCCGATCTTTCCCATTTATCGGTGCGCCAATTTGAGCGAAAATTCAAAAAAACTTTCCTGACAAGCCCACAAGATTATATCATGAAGACACGTATTCAGCATGCTTGTAATTATTTGCTGAAGTCAAAAATGGGAATCTCTGAAGTCGCTTTAAAAGTAGGTTTTTATGATCAGAGTGTATTCACACGTCAATTCAAAAAACAACAGGGTTTAACCCCTGGGGCTTATCGAAAAAAATATATTTAA
- a CDS encoding Gfo/Idh/MocA family protein codes for MRKIRMGMVGGGRGAFIGAVHRIAAAIDQQIELVCGAFSSTPEKSKLSGQDFFLPEERCYANYEEMILTEKTLPEGERMDFVAIVTPNHMHFAPAKMAIENGFHVLSDKPACFNTEQAEELEAIVAQSGLLYGLTHNYTGYPLVKQAKEMIADGKLGEIRKVIVEYPQGWLATKVEDDTEQKQAAWRTDPTKSGAAGCVGDIGTHAENLAEYITGLSIKELAADITAFVDGRLLDDDANILLRFDNGAKGILHASQIAVGDENNLNIRIYGEKGGLEWRQLEPNTMIVKWLEEPMQIYRTGMGYLGEAASNASRTPAGHPEGYLEAFANTYLNFISQIREFQKGNKEIKFEYPTIADGVRGMKFIDAVVGSSKNNAAWTAL; via the coding sequence ATGAGAAAAATTCGCATGGGCATGGTCGGCGGTGGTCGCGGGGCTTTTATTGGTGCCGTTCATAGAATCGCAGCTGCCATTGATCAACAAATAGAATTAGTATGTGGTGCTTTTAGTTCAACTCCCGAGAAATCAAAATTATCTGGACAAGATTTTTTCCTGCCCGAGGAGCGTTGCTACGCTAATTACGAAGAAATGATTCTCACCGAAAAAACTCTTCCCGAAGGCGAACGCATGGACTTCGTTGCGATTGTAACTCCCAATCACATGCATTTTGCGCCTGCAAAAATGGCTATCGAAAATGGATTTCACGTACTTTCAGATAAGCCTGCCTGTTTCAACACTGAACAAGCTGAAGAACTTGAAGCCATCGTTGCTCAATCTGGCCTTCTTTATGGACTCACTCATAACTACACGGGCTACCCACTTGTAAAGCAAGCCAAAGAAATGATTGCCGATGGTAAACTTGGCGAGATTCGCAAAGTCATTGTTGAATATCCACAAGGCTGGCTGGCAACAAAAGTAGAAGACGATACAGAGCAAAAACAAGCGGCTTGGCGTACTGATCCTACAAAGAGTGGTGCCGCTGGTTGCGTTGGCGACATCGGGACTCATGCTGAAAATCTTGCAGAATACATCACCGGCCTCAGCATCAAAGAGCTGGCGGCAGACATCACTGCTTTTGTCGATGGTCGTTTACTCGATGATGATGCTAATATTCTACTTCGTTTTGATAATGGCGCCAAAGGCATTTTACATGCATCACAAATTGCTGTCGGCGATGAAAATAACCTCAATATTCGTATCTACGGAGAAAAAGGTGGCTTAGAATGGCGCCAGCTAGAGCCTAACACCATGATTGTTAAATGGCTTGAAGAGCCTATGCAAATCTATCGCACTGGAATGGGCTACCTCGGTGAAGCGGCAAGTAACGCAAGTCGTACTCCTGCTGGCCATCCAGAAGGTTACCTCGAGGCTTTTGCCAACACTTACTTAAATTTCATCAGTCAAATTCGTGAATTCCAAAAAGGTAATAAAGAAATCAAGTTTGAGTACCCCACTATCGCCGATGGTGTTCGTGGAATGAAATTCATTGATGCCGTAGTTGGAAGTTCAAAAAATAACGCAGCATGGACTGCACTGTAA
- a CDS encoding sugar phosphate isomerase/epimerase family protein, whose product MARTVFHASIEGAQHGAKTLEELVIFAKESGAAGVGPSNYHIEKGDGFMSAAEIKAVFDKHGMKLDGISCHCPFWVHTTAWTGSKTIRPFLPKSVWEKSPEEIEAWCEKYILDFLELMAELNSKIIPMFWGISHGFEMATGYPFGFFSGPEYDLIKEGNERFAEKTAKIRAKANELGIYLCHEIHPNSAALCADDFNELVKACDGDKCLGVTADPSHCWEGEDFETRFRKVGDRIYSVAVKNFFVRPGINLRSMTGDWRKRAMQFCDIPSGDMNMMRFTELMIDLGYVERYCSIMGTETAPLVTEAESAYRDLDATSANAIQYAAEHLVFPIAEGSFEDGMGSDD is encoded by the coding sequence ATGGCTAGAACAGTATTTCACGCAAGTATTGAGGGCGCTCAACACGGAGCTAAAACTCTCGAAGAATTAGTGATTTTTGCAAAAGAATCCGGCGCGGCTGGAGTGGGTCCATCTAACTACCACATTGAAAAGGGCGACGGTTTCATGTCAGCTGCTGAAATCAAAGCGGTCTTTGACAAGCACGGCATGAAGCTTGACGGCATTTCATGTCACTGTCCATTCTGGGTTCACACTACTGCTTGGACTGGTTCAAAAACTATACGACCTTTCCTCCCGAAAAGCGTTTGGGAAAAATCTCCCGAAGAAATTGAAGCTTGGTGCGAAAAATACATCCTCGATTTCCTCGAACTCATGGCTGAGCTCAATTCAAAAATCATCCCTATGTTCTGGGGTATTTCTCACGGTTTCGAAATGGCTACTGGTTATCCTTTCGGCTTTTTCTCTGGTCCAGAGTACGACCTCATCAAGGAAGGCAATGAACGCTTTGCTGAAAAGACGGCTAAAATTCGTGCGAAAGCTAACGAACTCGGCATCTACCTCTGCCACGAAATCCATCCGAATTCTGCCGCACTTTGCGCCGACGACTTCAATGAACTCGTTAAAGCATGTGACGGCGACAAATGCTTAGGTGTGACTGCTGACCCATCTCACTGTTGGGAAGGTGAAGATTTCGAAACTCGTTTCCGTAAAGTCGGTGATCGCATCTACTCTGTAGCGGTTAAAAACTTTTTTGTTCGCCCAGGCATTAACCTTCGTTCTATGACTGGCGACTGGCGTAAACGTGCTATGCAATTTTGTGACATCCCAAGTGGTGACATGAATATGATGCGCTTCACTGAACTGATGATTGATCTTGGATACGTGGAACGCTACTGCAGTATCATGGGCACTGAAACAGCACCTCTAGTGACCGAGGCTGAATCAGCCTACCGTGACCTT